A region from the Gossypium hirsutum isolate 1008001.06 chromosome A08, Gossypium_hirsutum_v2.1, whole genome shotgun sequence genome encodes:
- the LOC107895253 gene encoding protein DOWNY MILDEW RESISTANCE 6 produces MERLVSNWYNHRPLPESYICPPETRPGKLSIPSGDTIPVVSLGEALINRSNTILNVLRASQEFGFFQVVNHGVSEKVLNDTMNVVEEFFKMPMEEKASLYSEDPNKVCRLYTSNINYGTEKYHFWRDILKHHCHPLDDCIKLWPQKPTRYRDVIRTFSVEGKKLGLTILELLTEGLGLESGYFKKDLSEAMLLVANHYPPCPDPSLTLGLPKHCDPNLITILLQGHTFGLQVFKDGQWIGVQPLPNALVVNIGHQLRIVSNNKLKSAEHRAVTNSKVARTTAGLFISSSEDSIIEPAKSLTNAAQPPLYRAFRYKEFLSYYFSMMGDTELALQPFKLPFNQSVIS; encoded by the exons ATGGAGCGGCTTGTTTCAAACTGGTACAACCATCGACctttgcccgagtcttatatttgTCCACCAGAAACAAGGCCCGGCAAGCTCAGCATTCCCAGTGGTGACACCATTCCCGTTGTTAGCCTCGGGGAAGCTTTGATTAATCGAAGTAATACCATTCTAAATGTTCTCAGGGCTAGCCAAGAGTTCGGGTTTTTTCAG GTTGTTAACCATGGGGTTTCAGAGAAAGTATTGAATGACACAATGAATGTGGTGGAGGAGTTCTTTAAGATGCCAATGGAGGAAAAGGCAAGCCTCTACTCGGAGGATCCAAATAAAGTCTGCAGGCTTTACACAAGCAATATTAACTATGGTACTGAAAAGTATCACTTTTGGCGTGACATTCTGAAGCACCATTGTCATCCTTTAGACGACTGCATTAAACTTTGGCCTCAAAAGCCAACTCGATACag GGATGTTATAAGGACATTCTCAGTTGAAGGAAAAAAACTGGGTTTAACAATCCTGGAGTTGCTTACTGAGGGCTTAGGGCTTGAATCTGGGTACTTCAAGAAGGATCTAAGTGAAGCTATGCTATTGGTGGCTAACCATTACCCACCATGTCCAGATCCAAGCTTGACCTTGGGGTTACCTAAGCATTGTGACCCTAATCTCATTACCATCCTACTTCAAGGACATACCTTTGGACTTCAAGTCTTCAAAGATGGACAATGGATTGGTGTTCAGCCTCTGCCTAATGCTCTTGTGGTTAACATAGGCCACCAATTGCGG ATTGTGAGCAACAACAAGCTGAAAAGTGCCGAACATCGAGCAGTGACCAACTCCAAGGTTGCTCGAACAACTGCCGGATTATTCATCAGTTCCTCGGAAGACAGCATTATAGAACCAGCAAAATCTCTGACCAATGCAGCACAGCCTCCATTATACAGAGCTTTTCGATACAAAGAGTTCCTAAGTTACTACTTCTCCATGATGGGAGACACTGAGTTAGCTCTTCAGCCTTTTAAGTTGCCATTTAATCAAAGTGTGATTTCGTAG